The Psilocybe cubensis strain MGC-MH-2018 chromosome 7, whole genome shotgun sequence genome has a window encoding:
- a CDS encoding Rho-GTPase-activating protein 8 codes for MAVLSLPLSFTNSFWSQDYRRGLEVLFAKLEQGVAENDEIIAFVRARAAAENSIANSLRNPSHTGKQGTGFSADDGATLLMAFRGLQAESAAQGQAHLSMAKELSTLVADPFDEWAQGYKERLRQNKATVIDNWLRSYELAQADVAKLKNQYLAKVRRADEAEDDAKFAPNSGGPTDKYTSSPRIRPADGGHRTAPQRTASVSERIAQRLKEIQKRSADVLAQATSTEDPNASASSSPSSESEKQLPKVDKGKGRAILTEEPEELVSPPPMSPMPPPKEELLPSSPMPYIPQPIVVAGISLPPIAISQLLTRAAAELRLRPVRFPLLGEYQDAFTGEEFTVWLQQNVTALGGSLDRAEEMAKELTEREGLLRRLGELGNQFEDSDDAFYQFRPKAFELGHQNPEQSTMAKAQADTLFKKTGTSFVSLVNKALNTNGINGDKEPPYIRARHEADEADKAYRIGVRRLDRHRLALEERIEETLKVLQRWETERLRAVKTVLLQYQGTLANLPKSLEPSIERSATLIASYQPESDLTALIERYRTGPFRPSPQIYESVAHDESDVVFGIDLRKWAEGGWYALTQGADSPEKKDIIPPVLSALLAALDTAYTRVPSDIEKRKAWIYEVPLPAVHQLRESLNAVPPTQPFSAEFLAKFDAPVIASCVKLWVLELDPPLALYEGWEDFRRLYPTVGSAAPKEGEGEGEQHLQVVSTALLRLPRVHLYVLDAIVKHLRNLVETTKVEEADEIYFTKLALSIGRSVLRPKVETELSIQDRHPTLLFLDLLKNYDALLPPTIARKKRESERKVPIRKRTAPIDMRLSRSRISMQIGADAQQLLAAQQLAQNPSLAHKSPELPSLPPPPSLTAKVTEAEKSVLTPPPPPPVLEKTRTPPPPPPIVPPPPPPALEKPKTPSPPPAPIVAPPPPPPVLSAPKTSDPPRPNFKEPPPEFDDVPMPSFKEPPPELDDVPPRPTFADPPPEDSDMSTPATTVSSVTPVAPTPKVPTAKVIPPTPRGKQGSVSGSGASSPSKIASRSPSPPVTPGSATSATATGDDIVLGSGKTSISRTSSAQAGGVMRGPRLARGPRAAPGTGSVGSVQNLVQNLNNRNSTSGAPAGGAANTKVNRLSGSPVRRPSSVVGRSAASFSRRTMASDAEDDVVDKK; via the exons ATGGCcgtcctctccctccccctctccTTCACAAATTCCTTTTGGTCCCAGGACTACAGGCGCGGTCTCGAGGTTCTCTTTGCAAAGCTCGAACAG GGTGTCGCAGAGAACGACGAAATCATCGCGTTTGTCAGG GCTAGAGCTGCTGCTGAGAACAGCATCGCCAACAGCCTCAGAAATCCATCTCACACCGGCAAACAAG GCACAGGGTTCAGCGCCGACGATGGCGCTACACTCCTCATGGCCTTCCGCGGTCTCCAGGCAGAATCCGCCGCACAAGGGCAGGCCCACCTCTCTATGGCAAAAGAACTCTCCACCCTTGTCGCAGACCCCTTTGACGAGTGGGCACAGGGATACAAG GAGCGTCTACGTCAGAACAAGGCTACTGTCATCGACAACTGGCTGCGCTCCTACGAGCTGGCCCAAGCAGACGTAGCTAAACTAAAGAACCAGTATCTAGCCAAAGTCCGCCGTGCGGACGAGGCTGAAGACGA TGCCAAGTTCGCCCCAAACAGCGGCGGACCAACCGACAAATACACCAGTTCCCCACGTATCCGCCCCGCAGACGGTGGTCACCGCACAGCACCCCAGCGTACCGCAAGTGTCTCGGAGCGCATCGCCCAGCGTCTAAAGGAGATCCAGAAACGCAGCGCAGATGTCCTTGCCCAGGCCACCTCCACCGAAGACCCCAACGCTTCGGCCTCCTCTTCCCCCTCATCTGAGAGCGAGAAACAGCTCCCCAAGGTCGACAAGGGCAAAGGACGTGCTATTTTGACcgaagagccagaagaacTCGTCTCTCCACCCCCAATGTCTCCTATGCCTCCACCAAAGGAAGAACTGCTTCCCAGCTCACCCATGCCTTACATCCCGCAGCCGATAGTCGTTGCTGGGATCTCTCTGCCTCCCATTGCTATCTCACAGCTACTCACCCGCGCCGCTGCCGAGCTCCGTCTGCGTCCTGTCCGCTTCCCTCTCCTTGGCGAATACCAAGACGCGTTTACCGGTGAAGAATTCACTGTATGGTTGCAGCAAAACGTGACCGCGCTCGGGGGTAGTCTCGATAGGGCAGAGGAAATGGCAAAGGAGCTGACGGAGCGCGAGGGGTTGTTGCGTCGCCTCGGCGAATTAGGAAACCAATTCGAAGACTCTGACGATGCATTCTACCAATTCAGACCGAAG GCATTCGAACTGGGCCATCAGAACCCAGAGCAATCAACTATGGCCAAAGCACAGGCTGACACTCTCTTCAAGAAGACTGGTACCTCTTTTGTTAGCCTCGTGAATAAGGCGCTCAACACGAACGGCATCAACGGCGACAAGGAGCCACCATACATCCGCGCTCGCCACGAGGCCGACGAAGCGGACAAAGCTTACCGCATTGGCGTGCGTCGGCTGGACAGGCACCGGCTTGCTCTCGAAGAACGCATCGAAGAGACGCTCAAGGTGCTACAGAGATGGGAAACAGAACGGCTGCGGGCAGTCAAAACTG TACTCCTTCAATACCAGGGCACGCTTGCGAATTTGCCCAAGTCCCTCGAACCTTCTATCGAGCGCTCTGCGACACTCATCGCGTCCTACCAGCCCGAGTCCGACCTCACCGCGCTCATCGAACGTTACCGCACCGGGCCCTTCCGTCCTTCCCCCCAAATCTACGAGTCCGTCGCACACGATGAATCCGACGTCGTATTCGGGATTGACCTCCGCAAATGGGCGGAAGGCGGGTGGTATGCGCTCACCCAAGGCGCCGACTCCCCCGAAAAGAAGGATATTATCCCACCTGTGCTTAGCGCGCTACTCGCGGCGCTCGACACGGCATACACCCGCGTACCAAGCGACATCGAGAAGCGCAAGGCGTGGATCTACGAGGTACCCCTGCCAGCCGTGCACCAGCTGCGCGAGAGCCTGAATGCAGTTCCACCCACGCAGCCTTTCTCCGCTGAGTTCTTGGCCAAGTTTGATGCCCCGGTGATTGCAAGCTGTGTGAAGCTGTGGGTGCTCGAGCTCGATCCGCCACTTGCGCTGTATGAGGGCTGGGAGGACTTTAGGAGGTTATATCCCACCGTTGGGTCGGCGGCGCCGAAGGAGggcgagggtgagggtgaacAACATCTTCAAGTTGTTAGTACGGCCCTACTGAGACTGCCGAGGGTTCACTTGTATGTGCTCGATGCGATTGTGAAGCATCTTAGAAA TTTGGTTGAGACGACGAAAGTGGAAGAAGCAGATGAAATATACTTCACGAAACTCGCTCTTTCGATTGGACGAT CTGTTCTTAGACCTAAAGTGGAAACCGAACTCTCAATCCAAGATCGTCACCCAACAT TACTTTTCCTTGACCTGCTCAAGAACTACGACGCGCTCCTTCCACCCACCATTGCACGCAAAAAACGTGAATCCGAGCGCAAAGTGCCCATTCGCAAACGCACCGCGCCGATTGACATGCGTttgagcaggagcaggatcTCAATGCAGATTGGTGCAGACGCACAACAGCTTCTCGCGGCCCAACAACTCGCGCAAAACCCGTCCCTGGCTCACAAGTCGCCCGAGTTGCCATCGCTACCCCCTCCCCCGTCGCTGACTGCAAAGGTGACAGAGGCGGAAAAGAGTGTTTTgacgccgccgcctccaccaccggTTCTGGAAAAGACTAGGAcgccaccgccaccacctcccattgttcctcctcccccacctccagCTTTGGAGAAACCCAAGACaccttctcctccacctGCCCCGATTGtggcaccaccaccgccacctccaGTTCTGAGTGCACCAAAGACCAGCGACCCACCTCGGCCGAACTTTAAAGAACCTCCACCTGAATTCGACGATGTTCCCATGCCATCATTCAAAGAACCGCCACCAGAACTCGATGACGTTCCTCCCCGACCGACATTCGCTGACCCACCACCGGAAGATTCTGATATGTCGACACCAGCGACCACGGTGTCGAGCGTCACTCCAGTTGCACCAACGCCGAAAGTGCCTACGGCCAAGGTGATCCCACCTACTCCACGCGGCAAGCAGGGGAGCGTGTCGGGATCAGGTGCGTCTTCGCCCAGCAAGATCGCTTCGCGGAGCCCTTCGCCTCCTGTGACGCCCGGCTCAGCCACTTCCGCCACCGCTACGGGCGACGACATCGTACTTGGCTCAGGCAAAACATCGATCTCGCGGACAAGTTCTGCCCAAGCAGGCGGTGTGATGCGCGGCCCACGGCTTGCGCGAGGCCCTCGCGCTGCACCGGGCACGGGGAGCGTAGGCAGTGTGCAGAATCTTGTGCAGAATCTGAATAACCGCAACAGCACGAGCGGTGCGCCTGCTGGGGGAGCAGCTAATACAAAGGTGAACAGACTGTCAGGGAGCCCCGTGAGGAGACCATCGAGTGTTGTTGGACGCTCTGCAGCGTCGTTCTCGAGAAGAACAATGGCGAGCGATGCGGAGGACGATGTTGTGGATAAAAAATAA
- a CDS encoding 54S ribosomal protein L3, mitochondrial: MHHVHRRLLTTAARLPAVSPASLPAFPPKEALKTAADKDTFVQQEFNPDAWAALQPAPSTALVAFSHRIGLASLFDSPDTIRQACTHPSFVPLFRQHYPAMDEPKTNARLATLGNSLMGLFAAEHIQAKYPYLPTRVMKAAVTAHVGPMTCEAVAREMGATPLLRWHRGNAKDDTRTLLHSEALASIPRSITGLLYKQRSLLAAREFVHSYFLTREIDIRAMLKFYNPKKALLEMVKKYQREPPKSRLLKETGRFSNSPVFVVGIYSGADKLGEGFGASLSMAEYRAAEDALHRVYLTQRPNELIQLPSSTLVHRQNSIYEPSSAQAKYTAPELVPSEIIYASSGKSGVSLARS, from the exons ATGCACCATGTCCACCGCCGTCTCCTCACCACCGCCGCCCGCCTTCCCGCAGTCTCCCCGGCGTCCCTCCCCGCCTTCCCCCCGAAGGAGGCACTGAAGACCGCCGCCGACAAGGACACCTTTGTCCAGCAAGAATTCAACCCCGACGCCTGGGCTGCTCTCCAGCCAGCGCCCTCCACCGCCCTCGTCGCCTTCTCCCATCGTATTGGCCTCGCGTCCCTCTTCGACTCTCCAGACACCATCCGCCAGGCGTGTACTCACCCCTCCTTCGTTCCCCTGTTCCGTCAGCACTATCCAGCCATGGACGAGCCAAAGACCAACGCTCGTCTCGCCACCCTCGGCAACTCCCTCATGGGCCTCTTTGCCGCAGAGCACATCCAGGCCAAGTATCCCTATCTGCCTACGCGTGTCATGAAGGCCGCCGTCACTGCCCACGTAGGCCCCATGACCTGCGAGGCCGTCGCTAGAGAAATGGGCGCAACCCCACTCCTCCGCTGGCATCGCGGCAATGCCAAAGACGATACCCGCACCCTCCTCCACTCCGAAGCCCTGGCATCTATACCCCGCTCAATAACAGGTCTGCTTTACAAGCAGCGTTCTCTTCTTGCCGCACGCGAGTTTGTTCATTCGTATTTCCTCACCCGCGAAATCGACATCCGCGCCATGTTAAAGTTTTACAACCCCAAAAAAGCCCTGCTGGAGATGGTCAAAAAGTATCAGCGGGAACCCCCAAAATCTAG ACTGTTGAAGGAGACCGGTCGCTTTTCCAACTCACCCGTGTTTGTCGTTGGCATCTACTCAGGTGCTGACAAGTTGGGAGAAGGATTCGGCGCGTCGTTAAGCATGGCAGAGTACCGC GCTGCAGAAGATGCTCTGCACAGGGTATATCTCACACAGAGACCCAACGAATTGATCCAGCTGCCTTCATCGACGTTGGTGCATCGCCAAAACAGCATATACGAGCCTTCGAGTGCCCAGGCAAAATACACCGCCCCAGAACTCGTGCCGTCAGAAATCATCTACGCCAGTTCAGGCAAGAGCGGAGTGTCGCTGGCGCGCTCATAG
- a CDS encoding putative E3 ubiquitin-protein ligase makorin-1 → MSSLPLRPVTSKPRGVCRYYTTPRGCFAQDKCKFLHAVPPSPTELKPDDQPLLSPYDKAKRCRYYAQGFCKKGDACWFLHTIDGPVAGSSSAVESDEEESCSICFEKPTTYGLLGGCSHIFCMTCIKQWRDPLNKPGGVVDSGNTKKCPMCRTPSKFITPSSRFWRDGTPEKAAVTQAYKDSMARVPCRYFQKSIQKNKAKPICPYGKDCFYQHLNEDGTPYVFKDGVDVCMRKYTMSQRRALPFESHFMPFSLDLSRLDLVIPGHGLHFLPQSTVDSVTSARNRLRDVGRSLEIINQAIGDSANGQSGLSSAVEALRAEFGHVEGAADVRRRADEDEGLSTTESLMQQLEYLVVASLNSRQMLLDADDVQVINFGRDTPPPPLQAVVDDSDEEEEEEGPSTTPGDLWPDIFGHESDGDSMPALYSVSSTSDEDEDEGSAGYSGEVSDDEEPPPLEDVPVPEASLGEATFVTDGRGRVVWSGEDKSEPREETAREEEQGGSSSNSGNSSSSNSSSSGTGLSLLNWIQGLF, encoded by the exons ATGTCCTCTCTCCCCCTCCGTCCTGTAACATCAAAGCCCAGAGGCGTCTGTAGATACTATACCACCCCCCGCGGATGCTTTGCCCAGGACAAGTGCAAGTTTCTCCACGCGGTGCCACCCAGCCCCACCGAGCTCAAGCCAGACGACCAGCCCCTCTTGTCTCCGTATGATAAGGCAAAGCGTTGTCGCTACTATGCCCAAG GGTTCTGTAAGAAGGGAGATGCGTGCTGGTTCCTGCATACCATCGACGGCCCTGTGGCCGGATCGTCGTCAGCTGTGGAGAGTGATGAAGAGGAATCATGCTCGATCTGCTTTGAGAAGCCGACTACCTATGGCCTGCTTG GTGGATGCAGCCATATCTTTTGTATGACG TGCATCAAGCAATGGCGCGATCCACTCAATAAACCAGGCGGCGTCGTTGATTCGGGCAACACTAAAAAGTGCCCCATGTGTCGAACTCCGTCCAAGTTTATTACACCCTCATCTAGGTTCTGGAGAGACGGGACACCAGAGAAGGCGGCTGTCACGCAGGCGTACAAAGACAGTATGGCTCGTGTGCCCTGTCG GTATTTCCAGAAGTCGATACAGAAGAATAAAGCCAAGCCTATCTGTCCGTATGGTAAAGACTGCTTTTACCAGCATCTAAACGAAGACGGAACGCCGTATGTCTTTAAAGACGGTGTGGATGTCTGTATGAGG AAATACACCATGTCGCAGCGACGCGCACTGCCGTTCGAAAGCCATTTTATGCCCTTTTCGTTGGATTTATCTAGGCTCGACTTGGTCATTCCCGGCCATGGCCTGCACTTTCTTCCGCAAAGCACGGTCGATTCAGTCACTTCAGCACGTAATCGGCTGCGGGATGTGGGGCGATCGCTGGAGATTATCAATCAGGCGATTGGGGACAGTGCGAATGGACAGAGTGGGCTGAGCTCGGCTGTGGAGGCGCTGAGGGCGGAATTTGGGCATGTTGAGGGAGCAGCGGATGTGCGACGGCGGgctgatgaggatgaggggTTGTCGACAACGGAAAGCTTAATGCAGCAGCTTGAGTATCTG GTGGTGGCATCTCTAAACTCGAGGCAGATGCTGCTCGACGCGGATGACGTTCAGGTTATTAACTTTGGACGTGATACGCCACCTCCGCCGTTGCAAGCTGTTGTAGACGActcggatgaggaggaggaagaagagggacCCTCGACGACACCGGGTGATTTATGGCCGGATATCTTTGGCCATGAAAGCGACGGGGACTCGATGCCTGCGCTGTACAGTGTGTCGAGCACGagtgacgaggacgaggacgaaggTAGTGCGGGGTACTCTGGCGAGGTGAGCGATGATGAGGAGCCTCCACCCCTGGAAGATGTGCCTGTGCCCGAGGCATCTTTGGGCGAGGCGACGTTTGTAACTGACGGACGGGGGCGTGTTGTCTGGAGCGGGGAGGACAAGAGCGAACCGCGAGAAGAGAcagcaagagaagaggagcAGGGGGGAAGCAGTAGCAATAGTGGCAACAGTAGTAGCAGCAACAGTAGCAGCAGTGGGACAGGACTGTCGCTGCTAAACTGGATCCAGGGATTGTTTTAG
- a CDS encoding Glycogen debranching enzyme, giving the protein MAKGRKHAYGRPKPSLTIPRQKSVSRSPSASPSPTSASPLTPRTPADEGIEYFQSHPRPGDAPVPVYELCLDPDGGPSNALSYIRLPPAYTPYILRVSIQAGTPAAKNGVFKTNFPLDGGAFARDRYAKRKLPQEFSKPIKVDLPISHAGAFIYWVEYDGDDGKRVKGREGYFNIDPVLTIKARTPVLDKASLSVLPPGQGAVLQDKTVHLPLNGLSILTVVSKWMGPIDEWKKSFAEAKDRGYTMLHYTPLQERGESDSPYSIRNQHKYDASLFGKALSEEEGRKRVEEILKVAREDYGLLSLTDVVLNHTANDSPWLAEHPEAGFSPANTPHLAPALELDTAILDFSGSLEQKGIPTTISSEGDINAILGEFEKTVKDLNLWQYYVLDVVREKASVTAALSSGKVEAWSGPDIKGKNVAELAEIFKGANKIKGLGAFASRFGVGVDGATAAGFTQAAFADIKDTGALADAWGKIVDVINVPLYREWEEDTKIAIDHVRNRVKYTRLDEHGPKLGRITRENPLVEPYFTRLSPKPNADPLVYSLANNGWIWNADPLQNFALLPSKAYLRREVIVWGDCVKLRYGSQPSDNPWLWSHMTSYVTSLAQTFDGFRIDNCHSTPLEVGTRMLDAARVARPDLYVCAELFTGSEDMDLVFVRELGINSLIRESGNGWDPKELSRLLYRHGVGKPIGSMDGACMQSKEEIASPTGKGPIRTAVVIPLNGSQPHALLYDLTHDNESPLDKRSAEDALSTGALVAFSYCAVGSVKGFDDLYPKLLNLVKEKRKYELTGVCEKSGIAKVKRVLNELHLEMVLNGYEEGHVHQENDYIVLHRVQPVTQKGYLLVAHTAFSKGWKGRGNIDPIKLRRTKAKFILGASLNVLDGAIPDDPNLLKGLASKLEEMDPVVVPQGLDHEGPYAEIVVPEYFPPGSIMVFETQLQQHDSSLDAFCASGAQEAFSEVDLVDLNVILHRADVEERDATAGVFGTYDVPGLGKLVYCGLEGDLLLHEETLRIASNQGASFDTLRRLTAAVIDCQRSISHTRDLLASAERQLRYLHDQADRVRDLQDCLATLSRRIDNLAFTTSLSPAILSGLHARLDDILSSPLFSRSSTPDSLPDLEPSD; this is encoded by the exons ATGGCCAAGGGCAGGAAACACGCGTACGGCCGTCCAAAGCCCTCTCTTACCATTCCACGCCAAAAGTCCGTGTCCCGGTCCCCCTCAGCCAGCCCCAGCCCCACCTCCGCGTCCCCGCTCACCCCACGCACTCCGGCTGACGAGGGCATCGAGTATTTCCAGAGCCACCCTAGGCCAGGTGACGCCCCTGTCCCCGTCTACGAGCTCTGTCTCGATCCAGATGGCGGTCCCAGCAACGCCCTTTCC TACATTCGTCTACCCCCAGCGTACACGCCCTACATCTTGCGCGTATCCATTCAGGCAGGCACTCCAGCCGCCAAGAACGGCGTCTTCAAGACCAACTTTCCTCTAGATGGTGGTGCCTTTGCCCGGGACCGATATGCGAAGCGAAA GCTGCCCCAGGAGTTTTCGAAGCCGATCAAGGTCGATCTGCCCATCTCTCATGCAGGAGCGTTTATCTATTGGGTCGAGTATGACGGCGATGACGGCAAACGCGTCAAGGGCCGCGAGGGTTATTTTAACATTGATCCCGTCCTCACTATCAAGGCCCGCACCCCCGTGCTAGACAAGGCGTCTTTGAGCGTCCTTCCGCCCGGTCAAGGAGCTGTATTGCAGGACAAGACTGTGCATCTGCCGCTCAATGGCTTATCCATCCTGACGGTGGTGTCCAAATGGATGGGCCCAATAGACGAGTGGAAAAAGTCATTTGCAGAGGCCAAGGACCGCGGGTATACGATGCTGCACTACACGCCGTTGCAGGAGAGGGGGGAGAGTGATAGTCCATACTCGATCCGGAATCAGCACAAGTACGACGCGAGTCTGTTTGGGAAAGCGTTATCCGAGGAGGAGGGCAGGaagagggtggaggagatCCTCAAGGTTGCTCGGGAGGACTATGGGCTGCTTAGTTTAACTGATGTTGTGCTCAACCATACCGCCAACGATAGCCCCTGGCTCGCTGAGCATCCAGAAGCTG GGTTCAGTCCCGCTAACACGCCTCATCTTGCTCCGGCTTTGGAATTGGATACTGCTATTCTCGATTTCTCTGGTTCCCTCGAACAAAAGGGAATCCCCACCACAATCTCTTCAGAGGGCGATATCAACGCCATTCTCGGCGAGTTTGAAAAGACTGTCAAGGACCTCAATCTTTGGCAATATTATGTTTTGGATGTGGTCCGTGAAAAGGCGTCAGTTACCGCGGCCCTTTCGTCGGGAAAAGTCGAGGCGTGGTCAGGCCCCGACATcaaaggaaaaaatgttGCAGAGCTTGCCGAGATTTTCAAGGGCGCAAACAAAATCAAAGGGCTGGGGGCGTTCGCGTCGAGGTTTGGGGTCGGTGTGGACGGCGCGACTGCCGCTGGCTTCACGCAGGCTGCCTTTGCGGATATCAAGGACACGGGCGCGTTGGCCGACGCGTGGGGCAAAATTGTTGACGTCATTAATGTACCCCTATACAGGGAATGGGAGGAAGATACCAAAATCGCGATTGATCATGTCAGAAATCGTGTCAAGTACACCCGGCTGGATGAACATGGCCCTAAACTGGGAAGGATCACTAGAGA AAACCCTCTGGTAGAACCTTACTTTACCCGCCTCTCCCCAAAGCCAAACGCGGACCCTCTCGTTTACTCTCTCGCCAACAATGGATGGATCTGGAACGCAGACCCTCTGCAAAACTTTGCCTTGCTACCATCTAAGGCCTACCTACGCCGTGAAGTCATAGTATGGGGAGATTGTGTCAAGCTTCGATATGGATCCCAACCCTCTGACAACCCCTGGCTCTGGTCCCATATGACTTCCTATGTCACCTCTCTAGCTCAAACATTTGACGGGTTCAGGATAGACAACTGTCATTCCACACCGCTGGAAGTCGGAACGCGGATGCTGGACGCTGCGCGCGTCGCGCGTCCGGATCTGTATGTGTGCGCTGAGCTTTTTACAGGAAGCGAGGACATGGACCTTGTGTTTGTGCGTGAACTAGGCATCAATAGTCTGATTCGGGAGAGCGGGAATGGATGGGATCCCAAGGAGCTGTCGCGGCTTTTGTATAGGCATGGAGTTGGCAAGCCAATTGGTTCCATGGATGGTGCATGCATGCAAAGCAAAGAGGAAATCGCGAGTCCGACGGGAAAAGGCCCTATTCGAACAGCCGTCGTCATCCCGCTCAACGGTTCACAACCGCATGCTCTGCTATACGATCTCACACACGACAATGAGTCGCCATTGGATAAACGCTCGGCGGAAGACGCGCTTTCAACGGGGGCGTTGGTTGCGTTTAGCTATTGCGCCGTGGGGAGTGTAAAGGGCTTTGATGATTTGTATCCCAAATTGCTTAACCTCGTCAAGGAGAAACGCAAGTACGAGCTTACTGGTGTATGTGAGAAGAGTGGAATTGCCAAAGTGAAGAGGGTTTTGAACGAGTTACATCTGGAGATGGTGTTGAATGGATACGAAGAGGGTCATGTCCATCAGGAGAATGAT TATATTGTTCTCCACAGAGTCCAGCCTGTAACGCAAAAGGGGTACTTACTTGTAGCCCACACAGCCTTTTCAAAGGGCTGGAAAGGTCGTGGCAACA TTGACCCAATTAAATTGCGCCGTACGAAAGCCAAATTTATTCTAGGAGCCAGTCTCAATGTTTTGGATGGTGCCATTCCTGACGATCCTAACCTTTTGAAGGGGCTTGCTTCCAAGTTAGAGGAGATGGACCCTGTGGTTGTTCCTCAAGGTCTTGATCATGAAGGCCCGTACGCTGAAATTGTCGTACCGGAATACTTCCCGCCAGGGAGCATCATGGTCTTTGAAACTCAACTGCAGCAGCATGATTCCTCACTCGACGCATTCTGTGCTTCTGGTGCTCAGGAGGCATTTAGTGAAGTCGATTTGGTGGATTTGAACGTGATTTTACACCGTGCAGATGTTGAAGAGCGGGACGCGACTGCGGGTGTGTTTGGCACTTATGATGTCCCGGGTTTAGGAAAATTGGTGTATTGCGGGTTGGAAGG agACCTCTTGTTGCACGAAGAAACCCTGCGTATTGCTTCCAACCAGGGTGCATCTTTTGATACCCTTCGGCGACTTACTGCTGCTGTTATAGACTGTCAACGGTCAATCTCACATACCAGAGACCTTCTCGCTTCCGCTGAAAGACAGTTGCGTTACCTACACGACCAGGCTGATCGCGTTCGCGACCTACAAGATTGTCTGGCTACTCTGTCTCGCCGCATTGATAATCTGGCTTTTACCACCTCTCTTAGCCCTGCTATTTTGTCTGGACTTCACGCCCGCCTTGACGATATTCTCAGCTCTCCTCTCTTCTCCAGGTCCTCTACCCCAGACAGCTTACCTGACCTTGAACCCTCCGATTag